One genomic region from Maridesulfovibrio frigidus DSM 17176 encodes:
- a CDS encoding tetratricopeptide repeat protein, translating to MTNNNDAGSAGSKFSLGGGQKLVVALLGVALLVIFITSLAYRLNHPGNKVEFQQQQEAPSQGMSQEAMGEGMTEIRKLMDSMRDNPEDMAVQLELANAFMMIRAYDRAQGFFEKVIANEPTNISALMGLGMCYYQAEQFEKAAGVFDKILVIDPDDSMAHFNTGIIKKYYLHAHEDADEHFKKIIANPEASEDMRAHAEEELKKKAHED from the coding sequence ATGACAAATAATAATGATGCCGGTTCTGCCGGAAGTAAATTTTCTCTTGGCGGGGGGCAGAAACTCGTAGTTGCATTACTCGGTGTTGCTTTATTAGTTATTTTTATAACTTCGCTTGCGTACCGCTTGAATCATCCCGGTAACAAAGTTGAATTTCAGCAGCAGCAGGAAGCCCCAAGTCAGGGAATGAGTCAGGAAGCTATGGGCGAAGGCATGACGGAAATCCGTAAGCTCATGGATAGCATGCGTGACAATCCCGAAGATATGGCAGTTCAGCTTGAGCTTGCAAATGCATTCATGATGATCCGTGCATATGATCGCGCGCAGGGATTCTTTGAAAAGGTAATTGCTAATGAGCCGACAAATATCTCCGCGCTTATGGGGCTTGGAATGTGTTATTATCAGGCTGAGCAGTTTGAGAAGGCCGCTGGGGTGTTTGATAAAATTCTAGTCATAGACCCTGATGATTCCATGGCTCACTTTAATACTGGAATTATTAAAAAGTATTATCTGCATGCGCACGAAGATGCTGATGAACATTTTAAAAAGATTATAGCCAACCCGGAAGCTTCTGAGGACATGAGGGCTCATGCCGAAGAAGAGCTGAAGAAAAAGGCACATGAAGACTAA
- a CDS encoding cytochrome c biogenesis protein, with protein sequence MSLAIAALITGLAICVGQYFIWIYAPVEQVMGLVQKIFYIHMPMAVWAMLSFFVVFVFSALYLIKRDIKFDYIAGAAAEIGVVFSGLALITGSLWGRAAWNVWWTWDPRLTTTLIMWFVYAAYLVLRTSPMSAERRSLVCAVLGIVAFVDVPLVFYSARLWRSVHPAVLGAKGGGMEPEMLTTLIVNVCAFGLLWLILLTVRFRQTRLAGKLDARLVWDNE encoded by the coding sequence ATGAGTCTTGCAATTGCGGCTCTGATCACAGGTCTTGCTATTTGTGTCGGGCAGTACTTCATCTGGATATACGCTCCAGTCGAGCAGGTCATGGGGTTGGTTCAGAAAATTTTCTACATCCACATGCCTATGGCTGTATGGGCTATGCTCAGTTTTTTCGTGGTGTTTGTTTTCAGTGCATTATATCTTATTAAAAGAGATATTAAATTTGATTATATTGCCGGAGCTGCTGCTGAAATCGGTGTTGTCTTCAGTGGACTTGCTCTTATTACCGGTTCCTTATGGGGACGGGCTGCATGGAATGTATGGTGGACATGGGATCCGCGGCTGACCACGACTCTTATTATGTGGTTTGTTTATGCTGCTTATCTCGTGCTCAGAACTTCACCGATGTCTGCTGAACGCAGATCTCTGGTCTGTGCTGTTTTAGGAATTGTCGCATTTGTCGATGTTCCGCTTGTTTTCTATTCAGCGCGGCTTTGGAGAAGTGTACATCCTGCTGTGCTTGGTGCCAAAGGTGGCGGTATGGAACCTGAAATGCTCACCACGTTGATAGTCAATGTTTGTGCATTTGGGCTCCTATGGTTGATTCTGTTGACCGTCCGTTTTCGTCAAACACGTTTGGCTGGAAAGCTTGATGCCCGGCTTGTCTGGGATAATGAATAA
- a CDS encoding CcmD family protein, with translation MTNETYLLIANIAVWVGIAGYLAFIASKGAAMERRITQMEMLDNDK, from the coding sequence ATGACTAATGAAACTTATTTATTGATTGCTAATATTGCAGTTTGGGTCGGAATAGCAGGTTATCTCGCATTTATAGCTTCCAAAGGGGCTGCGATGGAACGCCGCATTACCCAGATGGAGATGTTGGATAATGACAAATAA
- a CDS encoding ABC transporter ATP-binding protein — protein MDSNDSIALKVRKAAKFFGTRLIFKNVSCDVRRGEILLVVGRNGAGKTTLLKIMAGLSRASAGTADILTKPEKTAYLGHSTFIYPGLTALNNLSFWASMYDLSPSRDDLMGLLKRVGLERAAEELAGSFSRGMAQRLNLARVFLIDPDLLFLDEPGTGLDKSSLKLLRDEVVTLRDRGAAIVWISHDVNHDMTLADRILGIANNKMEYLGTAADFDQDAVLGGSSC, from the coding sequence GTGGATAGTAATGATAGTATCGCCCTTAAGGTGCGTAAAGCTGCCAAGTTTTTTGGAACGAGGCTGATATTCAAGAACGTTAGCTGTGACGTGCGCAGGGGGGAGATCCTTCTTGTGGTAGGTCGTAACGGTGCTGGAAAGACTACTTTGCTAAAAATTATGGCGGGCCTTTCAAGGGCTTCTGCCGGCACAGCGGATATTCTTACTAAACCCGAAAAGACTGCATATCTAGGACATTCAACGTTCATTTATCCCGGTCTTACAGCTTTAAATAATTTGTCCTTCTGGGCTTCAATGTACGACCTTTCTCCTTCTCGTGATGACCTTATGGGGTTACTTAAACGAGTAGGTCTTGAAAGGGCAGCTGAAGAACTTGCAGGATCTTTTTCACGCGGAATGGCTCAGCGTCTTAATTTGGCGCGGGTGTTTTTGATTGATCCAGATCTTCTCTTTCTTGATGAACCGGGAACTGGGCTTGATAAATCGTCTCTGAAATTGCTTCGCGATGAAGTTGTTACTTTGCGCGATAGGGGAGCTGCTATTGTCTGGATCAGTCATGATGTGAATCATGATATGACCCTTGCTGATAGAATTCTCGGAATAGCAAATAATAAGATGGAATATCTCGGAACTGCCGCTGATTTTGATCAGGATGCCGTTCTCGGAGGGTCGTCATGTTAA
- a CDS encoding heme lyase CcmF/NrfE family subunit, translating into MQIVANLMLLLALLAALGAGAYACLSLLTGRRNVLVLLDRSNFVVAGLITLASVILTVALLSRDYSYMYVYEHVDNTLPLFYTITSFWAGAEGSLLFWILSISIMGVIFSRFSLFKEFSEKTRLYYWLFYMLVQAFFLLLVTCWSSPFMELVPVPLDGRGLNPLLRNPGMIFHPPLLFLGYAGFTSPAMLALAAFICGEAKSWVKFCRNWNILSWVFLTAGIILGGWWSYMELGWGGYWAWDPVENASLIPWLSATAFMHTAIIELKRKALQKTNVLLMSLTFLLCIFGTYLVRSGVIQSLHAFGEGGVGLPLAMFMLAALVLTAMVLVIGKRIDSKSIAGLDSRQGLLVVAAWALLALGLIVGLGTMWPVISKMWSTNPVGLEANFYNRVCLPLFSLLIIIFAVCPWFSWKEGIRDKRGLVLVLVAFLAGLGISWMAGLHHPLGLITSAASIAALVGIVGVFIFLPEVRKVTSTMGIYGLHFGVALVFLGVAWSGPNQIVGEFVLAKGETAQIGDYTLTYKEFSESQTPAIAKIAALVEVTKDGKQVGLLNPERRIYRNFPQPFAEVSVIPGLGDEIYGVLLGVDNAGAVTLKISVNPLINWMWIGGTLMCLFGLMAFRKTRLS; encoded by the coding sequence ATGCAAATTGTTGCCAATCTGATGCTTTTGCTTGCACTTTTAGCCGCCCTCGGTGCTGGTGCGTATGCTTGTTTGTCTCTCTTGACAGGCAGGCGCAATGTGCTTGTTCTATTGGACCGGTCTAATTTCGTTGTTGCAGGGCTTATAACGCTCGCAAGTGTAATCTTGACAGTGGCTCTTCTTAGTCGCGATTATTCTTATATGTATGTCTACGAACATGTAGATAATACTTTGCCACTTTTCTATACAATTACATCCTTTTGGGCTGGAGCTGAAGGCTCTTTGCTTTTCTGGATTTTATCAATTTCCATTATGGGTGTTATTTTTTCAAGGTTTAGCCTCTTCAAAGAATTTTCTGAAAAAACACGCTTATATTACTGGCTCTTTTACATGCTCGTACAGGCGTTTTTCCTTTTACTTGTCACTTGCTGGTCCAGCCCTTTTATGGAGCTAGTACCTGTTCCGCTTGATGGGAGAGGGCTTAATCCACTGCTTAGAAATCCAGGCATGATTTTTCATCCGCCACTCCTTTTCTTGGGGTATGCCGGTTTCACTAGCCCTGCCATGCTTGCTCTTGCTGCTTTTATTTGCGGCGAAGCAAAATCGTGGGTCAAATTTTGTCGTAACTGGAATATCCTTTCATGGGTTTTTCTTACAGCTGGAATCATTCTCGGCGGCTGGTGGTCTTACATGGAACTTGGATGGGGCGGTTACTGGGCATGGGATCCAGTAGAAAATGCTTCACTCATTCCGTGGCTCAGCGCGACTGCTTTCATGCATACCGCAATTATTGAGCTTAAGAGAAAGGCTTTACAGAAAACCAATGTTTTGCTGATGAGCTTGACCTTTTTGCTTTGTATTTTCGGAACATATCTGGTTCGTAGTGGAGTCATTCAGTCGCTTCACGCTTTTGGTGAAGGGGGCGTAGGTCTTCCGCTTGCAATGTTTATGCTGGCAGCTCTAGTTTTGACCGCTATGGTTCTGGTCATTGGTAAACGCATTGATTCAAAAAGCATTGCCGGACTAGATAGTAGGCAAGGACTTCTTGTTGTTGCTGCATGGGCGCTTCTTGCTCTCGGACTTATTGTAGGACTTGGCACAATGTGGCCTGTCATCAGTAAAATGTGGAGTACAAACCCTGTTGGGCTTGAAGCTAATTTTTACAACCGCGTATGTCTGCCGTTGTTCTCACTGCTGATCATTATTTTTGCTGTCTGCCCTTGGTTCAGCTGGAAAGAAGGAATCAGAGATAAGCGCGGACTTGTGCTTGTTCTTGTCGCGTTCTTGGCTGGTCTCGGTATCAGCTGGATGGCAGGTTTACATCATCCGCTCGGACTTATTACCTCTGCCGCATCCATAGCCGCTCTGGTTGGGATTGTCGGAGTATTTATTTTCCTTCCTGAGGTTCGCAAGGTTACTTCTACCATGGGAATTTATGGACTTCACTTCGGTGTTGCTCTTGTCTTTCTCGGGGTGGCATGGTCCGGCCCGAATCAGATTGTCGGCGAGTTTGTACTTGCAAAGGGCGAAACTGCTCAGATCGGAGATTACACTCTTACTTATAAAGAATTCTCCGAAAGTCAGACTCCTGCAATTGCTAAAATAGCTGCACTTGTTGAGGTTACTAAAGACGGAAAGCAGGTTGGCCTTTTGAATCCTGAACGTAGAATATACCGTAATTTCCCGCAGCCATTTGCTGAGGTTTCTGTCATCCCTGGATTGGGAGATGAAATATACGGAGTATTACTCGGGGTTGATAATGCCGGTGCTGTCACACTTAAAATCAGTGTGAACCCTTTGATCAACTGGATGTGGATCGGTGGAACGCTCATGTGCCTCTTCGGGCTGATGGCATTCAGGAAGACTCGTTTAAGCTAA
- a CDS encoding cytochrome c maturation protein CcmE → MAKKSGKGVYIAALFLFLGGLGWLIYSGLSQDSVYFLNVSEALAMDESQLSQSRLFGKVGPQNIQIIDGGLGVTFDLADQKDPSQTIRVSYRGAVPDTFKADVEVILEGVFVDGNKSFKANSLITKCPSKYEKESREG, encoded by the coding sequence ATGGCCAAAAAAAGCGGAAAGGGCGTATATATTGCTGCCTTGTTCCTTTTTCTGGGTGGATTAGGATGGCTTATATATTCAGGACTTTCTCAGGATAGTGTATACTTTCTGAATGTGTCTGAAGCTCTTGCTATGGATGAAAGTCAGCTCAGTCAATCAAGACTATTTGGTAAAGTCGGGCCGCAGAATATTCAGATCATTGATGGCGGACTTGGAGTTACTTTTGATCTTGCAGATCAGAAAGATCCTTCCCAGACTATTCGTGTCAGTTATCGCGGGGCGGTTCCTGATACCTTTAAAGCAGACGTGGAAGTCATCCTTGAAGGCGTATTTGTGGACGGTAATAAGTCCTTTAAAGCCAATTCTCTGATTACTAAGTGTCCATCAAAATATGAAAAGGAAAGCCGCGAAGGCTAG
- a CDS encoding heme exporter protein CcmB: MLKRGLTIASKDLKLSLGGGQGLTQAVLLGLLLIFVFSLSRPAGQLVEAQAASTIFWLASSFGLVLVFNTLFSMEEANEARLGLLSSPVPLHAVWFGKGLAGFVLLLCSQLVFLPATVVFLGQDLKGSFGIFAITVLAADWGLVSLGALLGAISQGQAARESLLSVILFPLLLPILLGAIQLMTSVFSGVTVLDQSSWMGIILSSSALFSGAGLILFPFVYSGEQ; the protein is encoded by the coding sequence ATGTTAAAACGAGGACTCACCATTGCATCGAAGGATCTTAAGCTTTCTCTTGGGGGCGGACAGGGATTGACACAGGCCGTTCTTTTGGGACTTCTGCTAATCTTTGTTTTCAGCCTTTCGCGTCCGGCAGGGCAACTTGTCGAAGCTCAGGCCGCATCAACTATATTCTGGCTTGCATCGTCATTTGGACTCGTGCTGGTTTTCAATACTTTGTTTTCAATGGAAGAGGCAAACGAAGCAAGGCTTGGTCTTTTGTCTTCTCCTGTTCCGCTTCATGCTGTCTGGTTCGGCAAAGGTTTGGCTGGATTCGTCTTGCTTCTTTGTTCGCAATTAGTCTTTCTACCTGCTACGGTCGTGTTTTTAGGGCAGGATTTAAAAGGATCTTTCGGGATATTTGCTATTACTGTGCTGGCTGCTGACTGGGGACTTGTTTCTCTCGGTGCGCTGCTCGGAGCAATATCTCAGGGGCAGGCTGCAAGGGAATCTCTTTTGTCAGTGATTCTTTTCCCTTTGCTCCTTCCTATTCTACTTGGCGCGATTCAATTGATGACTTCGGTATTTTCCGGGGTTACGGTTCTAGATCAATCATCGTGGATGGGAATAATTCTTTCCTCATCCGCTTTGTTTAGCGGAGCCGGTCTTATACTTTTTCCTTTTGTATATAGCGGTGAGCAGTAA
- a CDS encoding branched-chain amino acid ABC transporter substrate-binding protein, whose translation MKRSLLALACVMMLTIGLVGCSEEKKTDAPAKQETSEKAAPASTGKIILGVAGAHSGDLASYGLPTVEAAKLVAAAVNAAGGINGAQVEILTEDDQCKPEFATNAAFKLVSDKANIVLGHICSGATKAALPIYKESNLVCMSPSATNPPLTQSGDYPNFFRTIASDDAQAALATDFAMDTLGLKTIAIIHDKGDYGKGFAGFAKKYIEEGTKAKVILFEGVTPGAVDYSAVVQKIKGSGADGVIYGGYHPEASKIITQLRKKKIMIPFISDDGVKDQTFINVAGKSAEGVYATGPRDITANPMYKVAMEQFKASHDGEPGAFFFEAYSAAQALLKAVEHAGSTDYDKIVYALRNEEVETPVGKIKFDSKGDAIGVGFSMYQVKDGKYVEVK comes from the coding sequence ATGAAACGTTCATTGCTGGCTCTTGCATGCGTAATGATGCTGACCATCGGTCTCGTCGGTTGTAGTGAAGAGAAAAAAACAGATGCCCCTGCTAAACAAGAAACATCTGAGAAAGCTGCTCCAGCTTCCACCGGAAAAATTATTCTTGGAGTTGCAGGCGCACACAGCGGAGACCTTGCATCTTACGGTTTACCTACAGTTGAAGCTGCTAAGCTCGTTGCTGCAGCTGTTAATGCTGCTGGTGGTATCAACGGTGCTCAGGTTGAAATCCTTACAGAAGATGATCAGTGTAAGCCTGAATTTGCTACAAACGCAGCATTCAAGCTTGTTTCTGACAAAGCAAACATTGTTCTTGGTCACATCTGCTCTGGTGCTACCAAAGCGGCTCTTCCTATCTACAAAGAATCAAACCTTGTTTGTATGTCTCCTTCCGCAACAAATCCTCCTCTGACTCAGAGCGGCGACTACCCTAACTTCTTCAGAACAATTGCTTCTGATGATGCTCAGGCTGCACTCGCTACAGATTTCGCAATGGATACACTAGGCCTTAAGACTATCGCTATAATCCACGATAAGGGTGATTACGGTAAAGGTTTTGCTGGGTTCGCCAAAAAATACATTGAAGAAGGCACTAAAGCTAAAGTTATCCTTTTCGAAGGTGTAACTCCTGGCGCAGTAGATTACTCAGCTGTTGTTCAGAAAATTAAAGGTTCCGGCGCAGATGGCGTAATCTACGGTGGTTACCACCCTGAAGCATCTAAAATCATTACTCAGCTCCGTAAAAAGAAAATCATGATTCCATTCATCTCTGATGATGGTGTTAAAGATCAGACTTTCATTAATGTTGCTGGTAAATCTGCTGAAGGCGTATACGCTACAGGCCCACGCGATATTACAGCTAACCCAATGTACAAAGTTGCAATGGAACAGTTCAAAGCAAGCCATGACGGCGAGCCTGGAGCTTTCTTCTTTGAAGCTTACTCAGCAGCTCAGGCTCTTTTGAAAGCTGTTGAACACGCAGGATCAACTGACTACGATAAGATTGTATATGCTCTTCGCAATGAAGAAGTTGAGACTCCTGTAGGGAAGATCAAGTTTGACTCAAAGGGCGATGCTATCGGTGTTGGTTTCTCTATGTACCAGGTTAAAGACGGCAAATACGTTGAAGTTAAATAA